In one window of Deinococcus aquiradiocola DNA:
- a CDS encoding DUF4385 domain-containing protein, protein MSEKFDYSLDYAHLNLREHPELYRVGVGEQGVLLVQPYKSELLPHWRFATPDAARESSERLYGMFLAYLRAGDFVGADMARKFLQMGYTRARRYANHRGGRKYEGPVPEEKRGVSGAHGRPERPRDPEDPVKAESARIFRARWDEAAAHPDYRRLKEEHRARYAGRGEATSGGKG, encoded by the coding sequence GTGTCCGAGAAGTTCGATTACTCGCTGGACTACGCGCATCTGAACCTGCGTGAGCACCCGGAGCTGTACCGGGTGGGCGTGGGCGAGCAGGGCGTGCTGCTCGTGCAGCCGTACAAGTCCGAGCTGCTCCCGCACTGGCGGTTCGCGACGCCGGACGCGGCACGGGAGAGCAGCGAGCGCCTGTACGGGATGTTCCTGGCGTACCTGAGGGCGGGTGACTTCGTGGGGGCCGACATGGCGCGCAAGTTCCTGCAGATGGGGTACACGCGCGCGCGCCGATACGCGAACCACCGGGGCGGCCGCAAGTACGAGGGGCCGGTCCCGGAAGAGAAGCGCGGCGTGAGCGGCGCGCACGGCCGCCCGGAACGGCCCCGCGATCCGGAGGACCCGGTGAAGGCCGAATCGGCGCGCATCTTCCGGGCGCGGTGGGACGAGGCCGCCGCGCACCCGGACTACCGGCGGCTGAAGGAAGAGCACCGCGCCCGGTACGCGGGACGCGGTGAGGCGACGTCGGGCGGGAAGGGCTGA
- a CDS encoding Dps family protein: MTKASSKPKAAPKKAKDSNPVGKTDAAHQAGQGGTEAKFAQLVDHSYLTESGFDVVAESLQRNLATTISLYLKLKKFHWDIRGRHFRDLHLAYDDFIEKIFPGIDEQAERLVMLGGSPIAAPSDIQKYSVVDVPTTTIHDAREQLTALVDDLTRVARGYRDDSKAVDDAGDPATADMYNGILHTVDEVRWMLQAMLDDARLD; this comes from the coding sequence ATGACGAAAGCGAGCAGCAAGCCCAAGGCAGCGCCCAAGAAGGCCAAGGACAGCAATCCGGTCGGCAAGACCGACGCCGCGCACCAGGCGGGCCAGGGCGGCACGGAAGCCAAGTTCGCGCAGCTCGTGGACCACAGCTACCTGACCGAGTCGGGCTTCGACGTGGTCGCCGAGAGCCTGCAGCGGAACCTCGCGACGACCATCAGCCTGTACCTGAAGCTCAAGAAGTTCCACTGGGACATTCGCGGCCGTCACTTCCGCGACCTGCACCTCGCGTACGACGACTTCATCGAGAAGATCTTTCCCGGCATCGACGAGCAGGCCGAGCGCCTCGTGATGCTCGGCGGGAGCCCCATCGCTGCGCCCAGCGACATCCAGAAGTACAGCGTGGTGGACGTGCCCACCACCACCATCCACGACGCGCGCGAGCAGCTCACGGCGCTGGTGGACGACCTGACGCGCGTCGCCCGCGGGTACCGTGACGACAGCAAGGCCGTGGACGACGCGGGCGATCCCGCCACCGCCGACATGTACAACGGCATCCTGCACACGGTGGACGAGGTCCGCTGGATGCTGCAGGCCATGCTGGACGACGCGCGCCTCGACTGA